Within the Opitutaceae bacterium TAV5 genome, the region AAAAGTAAAAACGCCGTTGGCGCTGACGCCCACGGCCGAGAAAAACACCTTGTTGATCCTTAGCGATTCGACGGTTTTCACCGCGATCCCTCCCAAGAACGAATGTAACTGCCCGTGATAGGTGCCGCCAATGCTGATCAGGGTCATCGACGGGGGGAATGAGGGGAATTCACCGATGATGGAGCAGGAATTGGTGATGAGCGTCAGCCGTCCCGACTTGCTCCGGGCCACCTCCCGGGCCAGGTGGAGCGCCGTTGTGGACGAGTCAAGAAACACCACATCGTCTTCCTCGATCAGGACCACTGCCTTGCGGGCGATCTCCTGCTTCGCCTCCGACTGGCGATTCATGCGATCCTCGAATCCGTAAGTAGCAGACGACTCGGGCGACAGCGGTGCGAGGTATTCCACTCCACCATGGATTTTACTGACCAGGCGTGCTTCCGCCAGTTCGTCAATGTCCCGATGGATCGTCGGGATGGAAACACCGAATTGTTTCTTCAGTTCGGCGATAGTGCAGTGCTCGCGCTTCCTGAGC harbors:
- a CDS encoding DeoR family transcriptional regulator, which encodes MNISTGNKPSQVRRREILELLRKREHCTIAELKKQFGVSIPTIHRDIDELAEARLVSKIHGGVEYLAPLSPESSATYGFEDRMNRQSEAKQEIARKAVVLIEEDDVVFLDSSTTALHLAREVARSKSGRLTLITNSCSIIGEFPSFPPSMTLISIGGTYHGQLHSFLGGIAVKTVESLRINKVFFSAVGVSANGVFTFHEDHAAFLARQISRCAPVLLADSSKFGREALFRVCELPQLNAMVSDQKPPKDILQALRNTTVKIL